A single region of the Azospirillum fermentarium genome encodes:
- a CDS encoding LysR family transcriptional regulator — MMLRGFDLNLLVILETALSEASITRAAKRLRLTQPAVSQALARARELFGDELLIRKGPGMVLTPRGRSLLPELKEFCTKAEALLSSTEFDPLSAEKSFVVTANDVSELLILPPVIAAVSRMAPRCRFIVRSVEPVFIDHTVDLAVIGAPLPDGSFSSADLYEDHFVMLARPDHPALKGRMSPEAFASLSHALVSPTGQGIAGPIDMALQKLGLARKIALSVTRFTTLPKILASTDFVSAVPSRFAALPEVQSFCRSHPLPFESPRFRMRLLWHRSRDTDPAHKWLRELFLT, encoded by the coding sequence ATGATGCTCCGCGGCTTTGATCTGAACCTTCTCGTAATCCTGGAAACGGCTCTTTCCGAGGCGTCCATCACACGTGCCGCCAAGCGCTTGCGCCTGACCCAACCGGCGGTTTCACAGGCGCTGGCACGGGCGCGGGAGCTGTTCGGCGACGAGCTGCTGATACGCAAGGGGCCGGGGATGGTGTTGACGCCCCGTGGCCGCAGCCTGCTGCCGGAGCTGAAGGAGTTTTGCACAAAGGCCGAAGCCCTGCTGTCTTCGACCGAATTCGATCCGCTCTCGGCGGAAAAGAGCTTCGTCGTCACCGCCAACGACGTATCGGAGCTGCTGATTCTGCCGCCTGTGATTGCCGCCGTTTCCCGCATGGCCCCCCGGTGCCGGTTCATCGTGCGGTCGGTGGAGCCGGTCTTCATCGACCACACCGTCGATCTGGCGGTCATCGGGGCGCCGCTTCCCGATGGCTCCTTCTCGTCGGCCGATCTTTACGAAGACCATTTCGTGATGCTTGCCCGCCCCGACCATCCGGCCCTGAAGGGGCGAATGTCTCCCGAAGCCTTCGCGTCCCTGTCCCACGCTCTTGTGTCCCCAACGGGCCAGGGGATCGCCGGCCCCATCGACATGGCCCTTCAGAAACTGGGATTGGCGCGGAAAATCGCCCTGTCCGTGACCCGGTTCACGACGCTTCCCAAAATTCTCGCATCGACGGACTTCGTGTCTGCCGTCCCATCCCGGTTTGCCGCACTTCCTGAAGTGCAAAGCTTCTGCCGGTCGCACCCCCTCCCGTTCGAAAGCCCCCGATTCCGTATGCGCCTTCTGTGGCATCGTTCGCGCGATACCGATCCGGCACACAAATGGCTGCGGGAACTCTTTCTCACGTAA
- a CDS encoding sigma-54-dependent Fis family transcriptional regulator, which yields MENAKAAHINELVRVSEGIASNRDAIIAESWRRCVADHKLDPTIGREAYILPHERLCLHRDAMDEFLRMARFGLEALYRQVAGMGYALLLTDSKGITVDFIGDRASDSDLRRTGLYLGADWNEGRAGTCAVGTCIATGEALTVHQTDHFDTTHIPLTCTAAPVFDSGGMLAAVLDISALRSPEPKISQYLALQMVRSYAHKIENANLYNNFRRDWVVKLSASLEFAEVDPDFVIAVDGAGRIIGFNRRAGQLLAAEGGSRTPLLGRSFSDLFDCHVDDLVRFVRSLPTDQRTLRLRRSGTPLFAQAMPPPAITVPRPRGTDEQRLPKPLQAISGGDPALHGVLSRAAKLVNTQMSLLIHGETGTGKEHLAKALHRSSVRAGKPFIAVNCAALPEALIESELFGYEPGSFTGATARGKKGLILEADGGTLFLDEIGDMPLSSQTRLLRVLAEREVTPIGRTKAVSVDIRVIAATHRDLVDLVKAGRFRDDLYFRLNGAVFTVPPLRQRGDLDWLINRLLAERAGRDGISYTLAAPALAALRAHSWPGNVRELVNALDYACAVSTDGMIELADIPEPVQRTGVFDAWPAGATALVPDHADPPAHLRDLLRRLHWNVSAVAREMGVDRSTVHRQMRRFGIVPPHRLD from the coding sequence ATGGAGAACGCCAAAGCGGCGCACATCAACGAGTTGGTGCGTGTTTCCGAAGGCATCGCGTCGAACCGCGACGCCATCATCGCCGAATCCTGGCGGCGCTGCGTGGCGGACCACAAGCTGGACCCGACCATCGGACGGGAGGCCTATATCCTGCCCCATGAGCGGCTGTGCCTGCACCGCGATGCCATGGACGAGTTTCTGCGCATGGCCCGTTTCGGACTGGAGGCGTTGTACCGGCAGGTGGCCGGCATGGGTTATGCCCTGCTGCTGACCGACAGCAAGGGCATCACCGTCGATTTCATCGGCGACCGCGCCAGCGACAGCGACCTGCGGCGGACCGGGCTTTACCTGGGTGCCGATTGGAACGAGGGGCGGGCGGGAACCTGCGCGGTCGGCACCTGCATCGCCACGGGCGAGGCGTTGACGGTCCACCAGACCGATCATTTCGACACCACCCACATTCCCCTGACCTGCACGGCGGCCCCGGTCTTCGACAGCGGCGGGATGCTGGCGGCGGTGCTGGACATTTCCGCCCTGCGCTCGCCGGAACCGAAGATCAGCCAGTATCTGGCGCTCCAGATGGTGCGGTCCTACGCGCACAAGATCGAGAACGCCAACCTCTACAACAACTTCCGCCGGGACTGGGTGGTCAAGCTCTCCGCCTCCCTGGAATTTGCCGAGGTGGACCCGGATTTCGTGATCGCGGTGGACGGCGCCGGACGGATCATCGGCTTCAACCGCCGTGCCGGCCAGTTGCTCGCTGCCGAGGGCGGGAGCCGGACGCCGCTGCTCGGGCGCTCCTTCTCCGACCTGTTCGACTGCCACGTGGACGATCTGGTGCGGTTCGTCCGCTCGCTGCCGACCGATCAGCGCACCCTGCGGCTGCGGCGCAGCGGAACGCCCCTGTTCGCCCAGGCGATGCCGCCTCCGGCGATCACCGTGCCCCGCCCCCGCGGCACCGACGAGCAGCGCCTGCCCAAGCCGCTCCAGGCCATATCCGGCGGCGATCCGGCCCTGCACGGGGTGCTGAGCCGCGCGGCGAAGCTGGTGAACACGCAGATGAGCCTGCTGATCCACGGCGAGACCGGCACCGGCAAGGAGCATCTGGCCAAGGCCCTCCACCGGTCCAGCGTGCGGGCGGGCAAGCCCTTCATCGCGGTGAACTGCGCCGCCCTGCCGGAAGCGCTGATCGAAAGCGAGCTGTTCGGGTACGAGCCCGGCTCCTTCACCGGCGCCACGGCGCGGGGCAAGAAGGGGCTGATCCTGGAGGCCGACGGCGGCACGCTCTTCCTCGACGAGATCGGCGACATGCCCCTGTCGTCGCAGACGCGCCTGCTGCGCGTGCTGGCGGAGCGGGAGGTCACCCCCATCGGCCGTACCAAGGCGGTGTCGGTGGACATCCGCGTGATCGCCGCGACCCACCGGGATCTGGTGGATCTGGTCAAGGCCGGGCGGTTCCGCGACGATTTGTATTTCCGTCTCAACGGGGCGGTGTTCACCGTGCCGCCGCTGCGCCAGCGCGGCGATCTGGACTGGCTGATAAACCGGCTGCTGGCCGAGCGGGCCGGACGCGACGGCATCAGCTACACCCTGGCCGCACCGGCGCTGGCCGCCCTGCGCGCGCACAGTTGGCCGGGAAACGTCCGCGAGCTGGTCAACGCCCTGGATTACGCCTGCGCGGTCAGCACCGACGGGATGATCGAGCTGGCGGACATCCCCGAACCCGTGCAGCGCACCGGCGTGTTCGATGCCTGGCCGGCGGGGGCCACGGCCCTGGTGCCGGACCATGCCGACCCGCCCGCCCATCTGCGTGACCTGCTGCGGCGGCTGCACTGGAACGTGTCGGCGGTGGCGCGGGAAATGGGCGTGGACCGCTCCACCGTCCACCGGCAGATGCGCCGCTTCGGCATCGTTCCGCCGCACCGGCTCGACTGA
- a CDS encoding ATP-NAD kinase family protein, producing the protein MAPAVGIIANPVSARDIRRVVANAANLQIADRANIVLRVLAALRSCGITDVVMMPEHGGIGRHVARGLARAAAHGDAPYPAVHRLSMPVTGTVADTHRAAAEMRRADVGAIVVLGGDGTHRAVAAHCGAVPIAGISTGTNNAFPEHREATVTGLAVGLAVTGCVPAAVAFAANKRIDVAIDGGVEDMALVDVALVTERCVGARALWKPESFRELFVTFADPEVIGMSAIAGLLEPVGRTESGGLMVRLAAPQGAATVLTAPIAPGLMARVGVTDWRRMPAGVPFVPEVKAGSIALDGEREITVSVRNRVSLTLQDAAFLTVNVGGCMRHAAQNRLLASVPAPAMAEH; encoded by the coding sequence GTGGCACCAGCCGTGGGCATCATCGCCAATCCAGTTTCCGCACGCGACATCCGCCGGGTGGTCGCGAACGCGGCGAACCTTCAGATCGCGGACCGCGCGAACATCGTCCTGCGGGTGCTGGCGGCGCTGCGGTCCTGCGGGATCACGGACGTGGTGATGATGCCGGAGCACGGCGGCATCGGGCGCCATGTGGCGCGCGGGCTGGCGCGGGCGGCCGCCCACGGCGATGCCCCCTACCCTGCCGTCCACCGCCTGTCCATGCCGGTCACCGGCACCGTCGCCGACACCCACCGCGCCGCCGCCGAGATGCGCCGGGCGGACGTCGGGGCCATCGTCGTGCTGGGCGGCGACGGCACGCACCGCGCGGTGGCGGCCCACTGCGGCGCCGTGCCCATCGCCGGGATATCCACCGGCACCAACAACGCCTTTCCCGAACACCGCGAGGCGACCGTCACCGGGCTGGCGGTCGGGCTGGCCGTCACCGGGTGTGTGCCCGCCGCCGTTGCCTTTGCCGCGAACAAGCGCATCGACGTCGCCATCGATGGCGGCGTGGAGGACATGGCGCTGGTCGATGTGGCGCTGGTCACCGAACGCTGCGTCGGCGCCCGCGCCTTGTGGAAGCCCGAGAGCTTCCGCGAACTGTTCGTCACCTTCGCCGATCCCGAGGTCATCGGCATGTCGGCCATCGCCGGCCTGCTGGAGCCGGTGGGCCGGACGGAGAGCGGCGGGCTGATGGTCCGCCTCGCCGCCCCGCAGGGCGCGGCCACGGTGCTGACGGCCCCCATCGCACCGGGGCTGATGGCGCGGGTCGGCGTCACCGACTGGCGCCGGATGCCGGCGGGCGTGCCCTTCGTACCCGAGGTGAAGGCCGGCTCCATCGCGCTCGACGGCGAGCGGGAAATCACCGTTTCGGTGCGGAACCGCGTGTCCCTGACCTTGCAGGACGCGGCCTTCCTCACCGTGAACGTCGGCGGCTGCATGCGGCACGCCGCCCAGAACAGGCTGCTGGCCAGCGTCCCGGCGCCGGCCATGGCCGAACATTAA
- a CDS encoding thiamine pyrophosphate-dependent dehydrogenase E1 component subunit alpha: MSDNPFPLAKADLLQAYRTMRTIREFEERLHIDFAKGDIPGFVHLYAGEEACAAGIMMHLNDNDRIASTHRGHGHCIAKGVDVHEMMAEIYGRSTGACRGKGGSMHIADLSKGMMGANGILGAGAPLVCGAALAAKVRGDGGVGITFVGDGASNQGTFLESMNLAAVWNLPVVFVVENNGYAESTAMEWAVACDSYIDRATGFGLPGVTVDGTDFFAVYEAAGEIIKRAREGGGPALLECNMVRFYGHFEGDAQTYRAKGEIENLRAHRDCLKLFAQRLTEAGTVIPAELEAIDRAVGDLIEDAVRCAKAAPLPAAADLLTDVYITY; this comes from the coding sequence GTGAGCGACAACCCCTTTCCGCTGGCCAAGGCCGACCTGCTGCAAGCCTATCGGACCATGCGGACCATCCGCGAGTTCGAGGAGCGGCTGCACATCGACTTCGCCAAGGGCGACATCCCCGGTTTCGTGCATCTCTATGCCGGCGAGGAGGCGTGCGCCGCCGGCATCATGATGCACCTGAACGACAACGACCGCATCGCTTCCACCCACCGCGGCCACGGCCATTGCATCGCCAAGGGCGTGGACGTCCACGAGATGATGGCGGAGATCTATGGCCGTTCCACCGGCGCGTGCCGGGGCAAGGGCGGGTCGATGCACATCGCCGATCTGTCCAAGGGCATGATGGGGGCCAACGGCATTCTGGGCGCCGGGGCGCCGCTGGTCTGCGGGGCGGCATTGGCGGCCAAGGTGCGGGGCGACGGCGGCGTGGGCATCACCTTCGTCGGCGACGGCGCGTCGAACCAGGGCACCTTCCTGGAGAGCATGAACCTCGCCGCCGTGTGGAACCTGCCGGTGGTCTTCGTGGTGGAGAACAACGGCTACGCCGAATCCACCGCCATGGAATGGGCGGTCGCCTGCGACAGCTACATCGACCGCGCCACCGGCTTCGGCCTGCCCGGCGTGACGGTGGACGGCACGGATTTCTTCGCGGTGTACGAGGCGGCGGGCGAGATCATCAAGCGCGCCCGCGAGGGCGGCGGCCCGGCGCTGCTGGAATGCAACATGGTCCGCTTCTACGGCCATTTCGAAGGCGATGCCCAGACCTACCGCGCCAAGGGCGAGATCGAGAACCTGCGCGCCCACCGCGACTGCCTGAAGCTGTTCGCCCAGCGCCTGACCGAGGCCGGCACCGTCATCCCCGCCGAGCTGGAGGCCATCGACCGCGCCGTGGGCGATCTGATCGAAGACGCCGTGCGCTGCGCCAAGGCGGCCCCGCTGCCCGCCGCCGCCGACCTACTGACGGATGTGTACATCACCTATTGA
- a CDS encoding alpha-ketoacid dehydrogenase subunit beta: protein MSRKISMKTAINEALDLEMRRDPTVILMGEDIVGGTGAPGEDDAWGGVLGVTKGLFAKHGNRLMDTPLSESAYIGAAIGAATCGLRPVAELMFMDFMGVCFDQIFNQAAKFRYMFGGKAQTPVVIRGMVGAGFRAAAQHSQMLTPLFTHIPGLKVVCPSNAYDAKGLLIQSIRDNDPVIFCEHKNLYGHETEVPAESYAIPFGEANVLRDGGDVTIVSYGLTVHRALSAADALARDKVEAEVIDLRTLSPIDWDTIIDSVERTGRLVVVDEAHPRCNLATDISAFVAQNAFGALKAGIQMVTPPHTPVPFSPSLEDLYIPSADAIAAAVRRTLPPSRTVAAA, encoded by the coding sequence GTGTCCCGCAAGATCAGCATGAAGACGGCCATCAACGAGGCTCTGGACCTCGAAATGCGCCGCGACCCGACCGTCATCCTGATGGGTGAAGACATCGTCGGCGGCACCGGCGCCCCCGGCGAGGACGACGCCTGGGGCGGCGTGCTGGGTGTCACCAAGGGCCTGTTCGCCAAGCACGGCAACCGGCTGATGGACACCCCGCTGTCGGAATCCGCCTATATCGGGGCGGCCATCGGCGCCGCCACCTGCGGCCTGCGCCCGGTGGCCGAGCTGATGTTCATGGATTTCATGGGCGTCTGTTTCGACCAGATCTTCAACCAGGCGGCCAAGTTCCGCTACATGTTCGGCGGCAAGGCCCAGACGCCGGTGGTCATCCGCGGCATGGTCGGCGCCGGCTTCCGCGCGGCGGCCCAGCATTCGCAGATGCTGACCCCGCTGTTCACCCACATCCCCGGCCTGAAGGTGGTCTGCCCGTCCAACGCCTATGACGCCAAGGGTCTGCTGATCCAGTCGATCCGCGACAACGATCCCGTCATCTTCTGCGAGCACAAGAACCTGTACGGCCATGAAACCGAGGTGCCGGCGGAATCCTACGCCATCCCCTTCGGCGAGGCCAACGTGCTGCGCGACGGCGGCGACGTGACCATCGTCAGCTACGGCCTGACCGTCCACCGCGCCCTGAGCGCCGCCGATGCCCTGGCCCGCGACAAGGTGGAGGCGGAGGTCATCGACCTGCGCACCCTGTCGCCCATCGACTGGGACACCATCATCGACAGCGTGGAGCGCACCGGACGGCTGGTGGTGGTGGACGAGGCGCACCCGCGCTGCAACCTCGCCACCGACATCTCGGCCTTCGTGGCGCAGAACGCCTTCGGCGCGCTGAAGGCCGGCATCCAGATGGTGACCCCGCCGCACACGCCGGTGCCGTTCTCGCCGTCGCTGGAAGACCTCTACATCCCCAGCGCCGACGCCATCGCCGCCGCCGTCCGCCGCACCCTTCCCCCGTCGCGCACCGTCGCCGCCGCCTGA
- a CDS encoding acetoin dehydrogenase dihydrolipoyllysine-residue acetyltransferase subunit: protein MTTVNERIKPIVMPKWGLSMSEGKVTGWLKQPGSTVRLGEDLLEVETDKITNVVEAGDTGILRRVLGEPGIVYPVKALIGVLADPDVPDGDIDAFIDAYAVPGAEGGGDGADDAPRYLFAETDAGTLRYARRGEGKTTVLLVHGFGGDLDNWLFTIDALAENATVYALDLPGHGQSTKTLADPTLAGLSQAVLAFMETVGIESAHLVGHSMGGAVSMRAALDAPGRVASLALISSAGLGREINHGYITGFIDAASRRDLKPVLENLFADAGLASRQMTDDLLKYKRLDGVGDALRAIAEAMFANGQQTATLGDAITAAAVPALVVWGEEDRVIPAAHAAALGTAARSAVIPKAGHMVQMEAAGKVNALLKDHITAHA, encoded by the coding sequence ATGACCACCGTGAACGAGCGCATCAAACCCATCGTCATGCCCAAGTGGGGCCTGTCCATGTCGGAGGGCAAGGTCACCGGCTGGCTGAAGCAGCCGGGGTCCACCGTCCGTCTGGGCGAGGATCTGCTGGAGGTCGAGACCGACAAGATCACCAACGTGGTGGAGGCCGGCGACACCGGCATCCTGCGCCGCGTGCTGGGCGAGCCGGGCATCGTCTATCCCGTCAAGGCTCTCATCGGCGTGCTGGCCGATCCCGACGTGCCGGACGGCGACATCGACGCCTTCATCGACGCGTACGCCGTGCCGGGTGCCGAGGGCGGGGGGGACGGAGCCGACGACGCCCCGCGCTACCTGTTCGCCGAAACGGACGCCGGAACGCTCCGCTACGCCAGGCGCGGCGAGGGGAAAACCACGGTGCTGCTGGTCCACGGCTTCGGCGGCGATCTCGACAACTGGCTGTTCACCATCGACGCGCTGGCCGAGAACGCCACCGTCTACGCGCTCGACCTGCCGGGGCACGGCCAGTCCACCAAGACGCTGGCCGACCCGACCCTGGCGGGCCTGTCGCAAGCGGTGCTCGCCTTCATGGAAACGGTGGGCATCGAATCGGCCCATCTGGTCGGCCACTCCATGGGCGGGGCGGTGTCCATGCGTGCGGCCCTCGACGCGCCGGGGCGGGTGGCGTCGCTGGCATTGATCAGTTCGGCGGGCCTGGGGCGGGAGATCAACCACGGCTACATCACCGGATTCATCGATGCGGCCTCGCGCCGCGACCTGAAGCCGGTGCTGGAGAACCTGTTCGCCGACGCCGGACTGGCCAGCCGTCAGATGACCGACGACCTGCTGAAGTACAAGCGGCTGGACGGCGTGGGCGACGCCCTGCGCGCCATCGCGGAGGCCATGTTCGCAAACGGGCAGCAGACCGCCACCCTGGGCGATGCCATCACCGCCGCCGCCGTGCCGGCCCTGGTGGTCTGGGGCGAGGAGGACCGCGTCATCCCCGCCGCCCATGCCGCGGCGCTGGGGACCGCCGCCCGGTCCGCGGTGATCCCCAAGGCCGGCCACATGGTGCAGATGGAGGCCGCCGGGAAGGTCAACGCCCTCCTGAAGGACCACATCACGGCACACGCCTGA
- a CDS encoding SDR family NAD(P)-dependent oxidoreductase, translated as MPDLKDKSIVVTGSGRGIGAAIARALAADGARLVIADRTAEDAETVAESIRAAGGTATAVTVDVRDRAAVRRMIDTAVASHGRLDVLFNNAGVAQTKPFLDITEEDWRFVTDVNALGVLIGMQEAVRTFRDQGGGGKIINTASIAGKQGYEPLAHYSASKFAVVALTQAAARAFGKEQITANAICPGVVATEMWKIIDKGFRDTGLTTAEDEAFNQFAAGAVLGRPSAAADLVGVARFLASSDSDFMTGQSLLVDGGMVFV; from the coding sequence ATGCCCGATCTCAAGGACAAGAGCATCGTCGTCACCGGTTCCGGCCGCGGGATCGGTGCGGCCATCGCCCGCGCGCTGGCCGCCGACGGCGCCCGGCTCGTCATCGCCGACCGCACGGCGGAGGATGCGGAAACGGTGGCGGAGTCCATCCGCGCCGCCGGCGGCACCGCCACCGCGGTCACGGTGGACGTCCGCGACCGCGCCGCGGTCCGCCGCATGATCGACACGGCGGTGGCGTCCCATGGACGCCTCGACGTTCTCTTCAACAACGCCGGCGTTGCCCAGACCAAGCCCTTTCTCGACATCACGGAGGAGGACTGGCGTTTCGTCACCGACGTCAACGCGCTGGGCGTGCTGATCGGCATGCAGGAAGCGGTGCGGACCTTCCGCGATCAGGGCGGGGGCGGAAAGATCATCAACACCGCCTCCATCGCCGGCAAGCAGGGGTACGAGCCGCTGGCCCATTACTCGGCCAGCAAGTTCGCCGTGGTGGCCCTGACCCAGGCCGCCGCCCGCGCCTTCGGCAAGGAGCAGATCACCGCCAACGCCATCTGCCCCGGCGTCGTCGCCACCGAGATGTGGAAGATCATCGACAAGGGCTTCCGCGACACCGGCCTGACCACGGCGGAGGACGAGGCGTTCAACCAGTTCGCCGCCGGTGCGGTGCTGGGCCGCCCCTCGGCGGCGGCGGATCTGGTGGGGGTGGCGCGCTTCCTCGCCTCGTCGGATTCCGACTTCATGACCGGCCAGTCCCTGCTGGTCGATGGCGGCATGGTCTTCGTCTGA
- a CDS encoding 2,3-butanediol dehydrogenase translates to MGMMKAAVWHGRGDIRVEEVPLPALPPAGWARIRVHWCGICGSDLHEYVAGPVFIPVNEPHPLTGLKGQCILGHEFSGEIVALGEGVTGFAIGDTVAADACQHCGTCYYCKKGLYNICEKLAFTGLMNNGAFASYVNVPAELLYTLPPGFPTEAGALIEPLAVGMHAVKKAGSIVGETVVVVGAGTIGLCTIMCARAAGAGRVIVLEMSAARKQKAMEVGATVVLDPKECDAVAEVKALTGGYGADVSFECIGHHATAKLALDVIRKAGKAVLVGIFEEPSSFNFFEIVATEKQVIGSLAYNGEFADVIRFIADGRLDVQPLITGRIALDEIVTRGFEELVHNKDRNVKIIVQPAALTAAAE, encoded by the coding sequence ATGGGCATGATGAAAGCCGCCGTATGGCATGGCCGCGGCGACATCCGGGTGGAGGAGGTTCCGCTGCCCGCACTGCCGCCCGCCGGATGGGCGCGGATCAGGGTTCACTGGTGCGGGATCTGCGGATCGGACCTGCACGAATACGTGGCCGGGCCGGTCTTCATCCCCGTCAACGAACCCCACCCCCTGACCGGCCTGAAGGGACAGTGCATCCTGGGCCACGAATTCAGCGGCGAGATCGTGGCGCTGGGCGAAGGGGTCACCGGCTTCGCCATCGGTGACACCGTGGCCGCCGATGCCTGCCAGCATTGCGGCACCTGCTATTACTGCAAGAAGGGGCTTTACAACATCTGCGAGAAGCTGGCCTTCACCGGCCTGATGAACAACGGCGCCTTCGCCAGCTATGTCAACGTGCCGGCGGAGCTTCTCTACACGCTGCCGCCCGGCTTCCCGACCGAGGCCGGGGCGCTGATCGAACCGCTGGCGGTGGGGATGCACGCGGTCAAGAAGGCCGGCAGCATCGTCGGCGAAACGGTGGTGGTGGTCGGGGCCGGGACCATCGGCCTGTGCACCATCATGTGCGCCAGGGCCGCCGGGGCGGGCCGGGTGATCGTGCTGGAGATGTCGGCGGCCCGCAAGCAGAAGGCCATGGAGGTCGGGGCCACCGTCGTCCTCGATCCCAAGGAATGCGATGCGGTGGCCGAGGTCAAGGCGCTGACCGGCGGCTACGGCGCCGACGTGTCGTTCGAATGCATCGGCCACCACGCCACCGCCAAGCTCGCCCTCGACGTCATCCGCAAGGCCGGCAAGGCGGTGCTGGTGGGCATCTTCGAAGAACCCAGTTCATTCAATTTCTTCGAAATCGTCGCCACCGAGAAGCAGGTCATCGGCTCGCTGGCCTACAACGGTGAATTCGCCGACGTGATCCGCTTCATCGCCGACGGGCGGCTGGACGTGCAGCCGCTCATCACCGGGCGGATCGCACTGGACGAGATCGTCACCCGCGGGTTCGAGGAACTGGTCCACAACAAGGACCGCAACGTGAAGATCATCGTTCAGCCCGCGGCCCTGACCGCCGCGGCGGAGTAA